The following DNA comes from Candidatus Eisenbacteria bacterium.
TCGGAACATGCAGGATACCTGGGATGGCGCGTGGTGCATTCGGGGCGGACCCTGCGGCGATCAGCTTGCCGCCTGGGCCAGGACCTCCGCAGCCGGCTGGGACGCCGCCACGTCTTCGTAGGTGACCGCCTCTTCCGGGCACACGTCTTCGCAGATCCCGCACTCGGTGCAGGTTTGCGCGTCGATCGCATACAACCGGCGGGTGGTTTCCTCGATGGCTTCGACGGGGCAGTCCGCAGCGCAGACGCCGCACCCGGTGCACGCGGAGGTAATTCGGTACATCGAGGCCTCGCTTTCCGGCCACATCCCTGGGGCCAATTCTAAGGATACCTCCGGATGGGGCTAACTCCAAGGGGAAAATGAAGCTGGGTGGGCTCCGGAGGTGGGTTTTCGGGGCCCCTGCGGGAGCTGGTTCTCAGGGCCGCGCGGACGTCCTCCGGGAGGCCGCGATCAGATCCGCCTCCCGCGCGGGGGACAGGGCCGTGGCGGGCATTTCCCGGTCCCGCATCCAGTCGCCCGTATCCCTCGCGGTCACAGCGGGCTCGGTCA
Coding sequences within:
- a CDS encoding 4Fe-4S binding protein; its protein translation is MYRITSACTGCGVCAADCPVEAIEETTRRLYAIDAQTCTECGICEDVCPEEAVTYEDVAASQPAAEVLAQAAS